ACGAAGAAGTCGAATCGTGCCAGTATTGCACCGATGTGTGTGGCCGGGTCTACTGAGGTTTGAAAAGCAACGTGGGTTGCCAATACACCCAGGGAGGCGATTGCGCGCAGTCCCTCGAGTGAGCTGATGAATCCGCGGTGGCGGATGGGTGCATATGATTGGGTAGACATTATTTCAACATGCGAGTTTAGCGGAAAGGTGTGGGCTCTTTGATGAAGCGATCTGCAGCGGTCCTCATTATTGTGGGTGTGCTGTTCCTCATTTTTGCCTTCACGGTACCGCCGTATGTTACAGGTCAGGCGCGCACCATTCCTAAGGATTTGGATCTGACGTTGGTAAGTGAAAGTCCGCAGGGTTTTACTCGTTCGGAGCATATTGTTACCTCGCCGACTGATAAGATCGATGAGATTGCAACGCATGTGGAATCCACTTTCACTGATGCGCAGGGGCGAACGGTTGCAAATATTACTGATGATGTGGTGTTGATCGGCCATTCGCGTTACCCGGTGATTAAACCAACTGCGTCTATTTCGGGGTCGCCTGCTGATAGCAGTAATGCGGTACGGACTGGTTTGCACTATTTCTTCCCCGCAAACACTTTGCGTAATTCTTATCCTTTCTATGACATTGTGTTGGGCGAGGATTATCCGCTGGATTTTGTTTCCCGCGAGGACAATACTTATACCTTCTACCAGCATCTTCGTTATCTTCCACTGGATGAGACTCATAAGTATTCGGTGGAGCGTACCCTTCAGGTGGATCGTTTTTCCGGCATTATTGTGTCCAAAGATGAGGCGCTCACGTTTCATGGCCCAGATGGCGATGACACCGTAGAGTTCACTTATACTGCGGAAACATCGGAGCTTCTGCAAAAAAATGCTCACGATATTGATCAGCGATTGTCGTGGGCTAAAGGTTTGGATTTCTTCTCTAAATTCTTTGGTTTGCTGTTGCTTGCCATTGGTGTGTTTAGCACCGGAATTTTCAGAAAAGGCCAATTGATGAGCGCCGTAAACAAGCTCAGGAGCTAAATGCGATGACTCCGACCCGGCAGATCGCGTTGTGGGCGTGGACGACTGTGCTTTTGGGGTCGTTGTTGTGGCCATTGGCGTCTGCCGGTGAGTTGTTGTTGCGTGACATGTCTGTGGTGGATCATCCGGCGTTGTCGCTGAATGCGCTGGGGTTTGGTGATTTGCCGTCGCGTAATGCTCCGCAGGATGGTGTGCTGGCGCTGTTGAATTTCCTGCCGGTGAGTTGGCTTGTGCGTGGCATGTTGCTTGGGGCTGGTTTTGCGGGCGCGTGGGGTGCGATGCAGCTGGGGCCGTCGAAATTTTTGGCCGTTACCGTGGCGATTTACAACCCGCTCGTGGTTGAGCGCCTGCTGCAGGGGCATTGGTCGTTGGTCATGGCAGTGTGGTTGTTGCCGCTGGTTGTGGCGTTGCGGAAGCATCCCCGCTGGCAGGTAGTTGCGATTTGGGCGGCGTCGCTCACGCCGACGGGTGCGGTGGTTGCGGGGGTCACTGGCGTAGCCAGTTCAAAAAGAAAATGCTTTACGACGCTTTTTTCCTTCCTTTCGTGGCTTCCTTGGTTAATTCCTGCGCTTCTTGCCACCCCAACCTCTGGTGGTGCGCTGACTTTTGCGATTCGTGCTGAAACATTTGCAGGAACGTTGGGAACTGCGCTGGGTCTGGGTGGCATTTGGAATGCAGGGGCTGTTCCAGCCTCCCGTGACGCTGGGTTCGCGGTTGTGGGAATCTTACTTTTTGTCATTTTGCTAGCGGGTTTTAAAAACTGTCCATGGGTCCTCGGACTCTTGGCAGTTGTTGGCATGGTTGGTGCGGTCGGCCCGTGGCTGTTGCCAAATTTGTTTACGTGGACCATCGCGTATGTGCCTGGCGCTGCGCTGTTTAGAGATTCCCAAAAGCTCCTCATGTTTGCAGTTCCCGCCTATGTGTGTTTGGCAGCCGGTGTGAAACACCCGTTGTCGTGGGTCGCTACCGGGTTGGCGTTGCTGCAAATTCCAGATGCACCCCGTGAAGTCGCAGTGATGCGCCCCAGTTCAGCGCATGTGGAATCAGTAAAAGCGCTAGCAGAGCTTGCCGACGACCGCGACACCCTCATCATCGGCTCTACCTCTCTTGCTACCAGGGAAGATGGCATACCAGTGGTGGATCCTCGAACCAAAGCATTATCAGTAGTTGAGTCCGGTGAATTACGTGTAGATGGCATCATCACCGACGCTCCCTCCCAGCGCTGGACTGATGCAATGCAGGCGTGGTCGGCAGGTGATCTTGAGCGTCTTGAACAGCTTGGCATTGGTGTTGTGATCAATGGCGACGACGTCATCGAAACCAATGCGCCCCCACAGCGTGGCTGGAAATTCTATCTTGGTGTTGGCTTAACAATCTTGTGGATGGCTCTGCCACTTGGACTACTTTTTCGACGCAAGGCCAAGCAGTAGTGGTACCCGCGGTGTCCCATTGCGGCATAAGACCAAACACAGAGACCCAGAAATCACATTTTCGACGTTTGTGGGTCTCCTAGTTTGGTGTATCGCTCTCAATACCAAACACAGAGACCCAGAATTTAAGTTTTTGAAGATTCTGGGTCTCCTGGTTTGGTCGCTCTCAAATTTAAGCCCTTACCCTGAAAAGTCATACCTCCCCAGCAGCGCTTTTAACGGGTTTTCAAGGTCAAGTGCATGCATAAGCTCATCTAAGAAAACTCGAGGCTTTAAACAAGGCGATAAACGCTAACGCGCTTTTTCAGAGAGCCAGTAGGAGATTGATCCAAGTCGGGTCTATCTTGGCGTTGGCTTAACGATCTTGTGGATGGCTCTGCCGCTTGGACTACTTTTTCGACGCAAGGCCAAGAAGTAGTTCCTCAAACTGGGTGCCCGCGGTGTCCCAACTGTAGTTTTCGGCGCGCTCTTTGGCGCGGGTGCCGAGGTGGGTGCGGAGGGGGGCGTCGAAAAGCAGCTTTTTGGTTGCTGAAATGAGTTCGGCCTTGGAGTCGACGAGCAGGCCGGTTTCGCCGTCGACGATGGAGTCGCGCAGACCGCCGGAATTGCGGTAGCCGATCGTGGGGACGCTGTGCTGCGCGGCTTCTGTTACCGCCAGGCCCCAACCTTCCTTGCGAGACGGCATGAGGTGGACCGTGGCGCGCTCCAACAGTGCGTGCTTATGATCCTCGGCGACCTGGCCGTGGAAAATCACGCGGTCACTGACTCCTAAAGTCTGGGCATAATCCACGAGTTCTTCCTGCCACCAGCCGCTACCCACGACATCCAAGACCACCCCATCAAGGGCTGCGACCACATCCATGGCATG
Above is a genomic segment from Corynebacterium suranareeae containing:
- a CDS encoding porin PorA family protein, producing the protein MKRSAAVLIIVGVLFLIFAFTVPPYVTGQARTIPKDLDLTLVSESPQGFTRSEHIVTSPTDKIDEIATHVESTFTDAQGRTVANITDDVVLIGHSRYPVIKPTASISGSPADSSNAVRTGLHYFFPANTLRNSYPFYDIVLGEDYPLDFVSREDNTYTFYQHLRYLPLDETHKYSVERTLQVDRFSGIIVSKDEALTFHGPDGDDTVEFTYTAETSELLQKNAHDIDQRLSWAKGLDFFSKFFGLLLLAIGVFSTGIFRKGQLMSAVNKLRS